A stretch of the Aythya fuligula isolate bAytFul2 chromosome 18, bAytFul2.pri, whole genome shotgun sequence genome encodes the following:
- the ATAD5 gene encoding ATPase family AAA domain-containing protein 5 isoform X1: MVGRLALAAASLPDKDGDGQPCKKRREEDASVKTITRYFSPLAKTGDKALSPPKPNNILDYFKKTSVPEKATVPTVAGENKAQFDADDKDCKSHHKPASKLKRKRKRVNLNNKLREMKEPENEGPIEINCDDSRETTEIKQDSDDFIATCTSVDQNRVGESAEDNIQGENFSDADVYGKSVKKAGFEINAVKNRIRKSRKRKHKVYVDLSESLSFENQLNEECKKETKDNKMVSPEIVECDAITISDSSFDMHTDKASQVNSSTITVSFEDFLRSQGEHNVDHLEEGTKPMLDDSVTPTEMDRSGSTSDPEKGEESQQVPLRTVTVLAQVHSVPPKLASLNREQKGSMKIASIFLKQKGCIGEKESSPPLLESEQTEHITQKRKSNVVIEEEELELAVLETTGSDPLKTKSALEERHQFMKAFRQPTSDVIKSGVKKAPGKSKQVTGKSSKDKKGSEGDIGSNKELESGVPEDCVDEHMHSRSENHRTKTRRPKKFQKKGNRRRKALEAKEECALNTSDYNEEKDSGANLQTKENNLDVRISSSPKVNKLRRSLRQKKDDTSKTVTPKKNRMRNAFSEDESVCPLQTSTPKTSKQSLKKNMYKAEVITVPSDANSPIRMRFTRISATLKSNKGEAMKNEELNSKNIKISSTSKNISKAKQLVEKAKAIRHNRSKVNEDLPTPVRRSSRQQALAEKKQLQENEKPAITIQSSLSNATTTMQNVKQKNLRSLNDVLGKKSRNMKASKNSKGKLAYPSSFLAKNAQKSADEPIVIFDESSQDASENSQDDDQFRSKREFLMSGLPELLKRQIAKKAAATEAYSLASSCFKTVVHVQQKDDCHPMWNLNSPLCPLLTKLKKLSTEVTDVTKITISLGEFSTVKSELTGNCSAPVFSGHRSVFPDAVRKGLLDEIVSSNSQFPVRKYLYAFLRRQTERLLFENSIQESRVGAANSEVIQKHSENWKETKRKRRETEDHKSKRRKQVEGTEKELKSRVSRNLTAPVSGGKQADAAQPTHFGKNKNQKPDIIIEDNEYLSEPNTLSGVEKEDVLWTEKYQPQDSSELVGNRKEIERLHSWLKEWKKRADLEEKRNQKGEKEDKEHQDSLDSLDFKSNESDIEEEINLCNTVLITGPPGVGKTAAVYACAQELGFKIFEVNASCQRSGRQVLSQLREATQSHQVDKKGINAHKPCFFNSCSSAKSPKKMYSPKKVISPRKPPLSPKGAGLKRNLPPKTLANYFKMPSKHKGNDGTVTSQEKNKGSLQSSSEEKDAQIKSTNKEVEGGEHNRKSATSLILFEEVDIIFDEDAGFLSAIKTFMATAKRPVILTTNDPTFSLMFDGYFEEINFRTPSLINAASYLQALCLAENLRTDVKDLAALLTTNNCDIRQSVLFLQFWVKSGGGYLKDKCLALHGEDETNKANQVINAEKATDSEIEVSQADAPLQEFPKCDAGCVETLLGLRNILLPSEDLFTFLKQKITTMEKWDKLIQLLTEFQLKTVDFIYSNLELLLPLPVHYLSNQSEASNSTPERTTIVSSKSKSINSHCSGKKSKKTKNKKRLDVLDDSDLFDTELNYSAEFLSLPADSSTSCAEVNSEESKLMMNSEGKDVKNKTPANDKRSALVCQCLNSLTEFVDNMSFLDCCVNSNTREPLEFSKDEGFNWTNGKIKNGLCDEFSIENTDWWSSQSCSEIKAAIEALSFKKCSVSISQKLETSLSSSKTPESDQLEGLTMHISNTRNYVSFNQSADPSIHEKAQKRLAVIRTIFSRAPLNLGNKQASILEYLPTLRSICRSEKIKEQGKTKRRFLHYLEGIHLEIPRQMIRSLSLDFP; the protein is encoded by the exons ATGGTGGGCAGGCTGGCACTGGCCGCCGCCTCGCTCCCCGACAAGGACGGCGACGGgcag ccaTGCAAGAAACGGCGAGAGGAAGATGCTTCTGTCAAAACAATCACAAGGTATTTCTCACCGTTAGCAAAAACAGGGGATAAAGCGTTGTCACCGCCAAAACCCAACAATATActggattattttaaaaagacatctgTACCTGAGAAAGCTACGGTACCAACTGTAgctggagaaaataaagcacagtttGATGCTGATGATAAAGACTGCAAATCACATCATAAACCAGCTTCAaagctgaagaggaaaaggaagagagttAACTTAAATAACAAACTGAGAGAGATGAAAGAACCTGAGAATGAAGGTCCAATAGAAATTAATTGTGATGACAGCAGAGAAACAACAGAGATAAAACAAGATAGTGATGATTTCATTGCTACCTGTACTTCAGTTGACCAAAACCGTGTAGGAGAATCAGCGGAAGATAATATACAAGGTGAGAACTTCTCAGATGCAGACGTCTATGGAAAAAGTGTGAAGAAAGCTGgctttgaaataaatgcagtaaaaaacAGGATAAGAAAATCGAGGAAAAGGAAGCACAAAGTATATGTGGATTTGTCTGAAagtctttcatttgaaaaccaGCTGAATGAAGAGTGTAAAAAGGAAACTAAAGATAACAAAATGGTATCTCCTGAAATAGTGGAGTGTGATGCTATTACTATTAGTGACTCGAGCTTTGACATGCATACAGATAAGGCATCGCAGGTAAATAGCAGTACAATAACAGTGTCATTTGAGGACTTCTTGAGGAGTCAAGGAGAACATAACGTAGATCATCTTGAAGAAGGCACAAAGCCAATGCTGGATGATTCTGTTACACCAACTGAAATGGACAGAAGTGGTAGTACTAGTGACCCTGAAAAGGGTGAGGAATCTCAACAGGTACCGCTCAGGACAGTAACCGTCCTTGCACAAGTTCATTCCGTTCCCCCAAAATTAGCTTCTTTAAATAGGGAGCAAAAGGGTTCTATGAAAATAGCTTCAatttttttgaagcagaaaggatgtataggagaaaaagaaagtagcCCACCCCTTTTGGAAAGTGAACAAACTGAACACAttactcagaaaagaaaatccaatgTTGTCATTGAGGAAGAGGAATTGGAGTTAGCTGTACTAGAGACTACAGGATCAGATCCTTTGAAGACAAAATCTGCTCTGGAAGAGAGGCATCAGTTTATGAAAGCATTCAGACAACCAACATCAGATGTAATAAAAAGTGGAGTTAAAAAGGCAcctggaaaatcaaaacaagtaactggaaaatcttcaaaagacaaaaaaggatCAGAAGGTGACATTGGTTCAAATAAGGAATTAGAAAGTGGAGTACCAGAAGATTGTGTGGATGAACATATGCATTCTCGTTCTGAAAACCATAGAACTAAAACCAGAAGACctaaaaagtttcagaaaaagggaaacagaagaagaaaggctTTGGAAGCTAAGGAAGAATGTGCCTTAAATACTAGTGAttacaatgaagaaaaggatTCAGGAGCTAATCTTCAAACCAAGGAAAACAACTTGGATGTAAGAATTTCATCAAGTCCAAAAGTGAACAAGTTGAGGAGGAGTCTGAGACAGAAGAAAGATGACACATCCAAAACTGTTACACctaaaaaaaacagaatgagaaatgccttttctgaagatgaaagtGTCTGTCCTTTACAGACTTCCACaccaaaaacaagcaagcaatcCTTGAAAAAGAACATGTATAAGGCTGAGGTGATTACAGTGCCCTCTGATGCAAACAGTCCAATAAG AATGAGGTTTACGCGGATCAGTGCAACTCTGAAATCAAATAAAGgtgaagcaatgaaaaatgaagagttAAACTCGAAAAATATAAAG ataAGCTCTACCTCTAAAAACATAtccaaagcaaaacagctgGTTGAGAAAGCAAAAGCTATACGGCATAATAGATCAAAGGTCAACGAAGACTTACCGACTCCTGTGAGGCGCTCATCTCGACAGCAAGCTCtagctgaaaagaaacaattacaagaaaatgaa AAACCAGCAATAACTATACAGTCAAGCCTGAGTAATGCCACTACTACAATGCAGAATGTGAAGCAAAAGAATCTTCGGAGCTTAAATGATGTCTTGGGGAAAAAGTCTAGAAATATGAAGGCTTCTAAGAACTCAAAAG gaaaactggCATATCCATCTTCATTCCTAGCCAAAAATGCTCAAAAATCTGCAGATGAACCAATTGTGATTTTTGATGAAAGCAG CCAAGATGCGTCAGAAAATTCTCAAGATGATGATCAGTTCAGATCAAAACGTGAATTCTTGATGAGTGGTTTGCCAGAATTACTGAAAAGACAGATcgcaaagaaagcagcagcaacagaagcaTATTCTCTTGCAAGTTCATGTTTTAAGACTGTTGTCCATGTACAGCAGAAGGATGACT gtcaTCCAATGTGGAATTTGAATTCACCATTGTGTCCTCTATTAACTAAGTTAAAGAAACTGAGCACTGAGGTCACTGATGTCACAAAAATCACCATCTCACTTGGTGAATTTTCCACTGTGAAATCAGAACTGACTGGAAACTGTTCTGCACCTGTG TTTTCTGGTCACCGATCAGTTTTTCCTGATGCAGTCAGGAAAGGTTTACTAGATGAGATTGTGTCTTCTAACTCTCAATTTCCCGTGAGAAAATACCTTTATGCGTTTCTGAGAAGACAAACGGAGCGATTGCTTTTTGAGAATAGTATACAAG aAAGCAGAGTTGGTGCTGCAAATTCTGAGGTAATTCAGAAACATTCTGAGAACTGGAAGGAAActaagaggaaaaggagagaaacagaagacCACAAATcgaaaaggagaaaacaagttGAGGGTACagagaaggaattaaaatcCAGAGTTTCCAGGAACCTCACTGCTCCTGTGtctggaggaaaacaagcagatgCAGCACAACCAACACACTTTGGGAAAAACAAGAACCAGAAACCAGATATTATAATAGAAGACAATGAATATTTATCAGAGCCAAATACACTTTCAG gtGTTGAAAAGGAAGACGTGCTCTGGACAGAAAAGTACCAGCCTCAAGACTCCAGTGAACTTGTAgggaacaggaaagaaattgaaaggCTACACAG CTGGttaaaagaatggaaaaaaagagctgatttggaagaaaaaagaaatcaaaaaggagaaaaagaggacaAAGAACACCAAG aTTCTTTAGACAGccttgattttaaaagtaatgaatCTGATATTGAGGAAGAGATCAACCTCTGCAATACAGTTCTGATAACTGGCCCACCGGGAGTGGGTAAAACTGCTGCAGTGTATGCTTGTGCTCAGGAGCTTGGTTTTAAG ATATTTGAAGTCAACGCTTCTTGCCAGCGCAGTGGTAGACAGGTACTGTCTCAACTAAGAGAAGCTACTCAGTCTCATCAAGTGGACAAAAAAGGCATTAATGCCCATAAGCCTTGCTTTTTTAACAGTTGTAGCAGTGCAAAGTCACCAA aaaaaatgtattctccGAAGAAAGTAATTTCACCAAGAAAACCTCCACTGTCACCAAAAGGAGCAGGATTAAAACGAAACTTGCCCCCTAAAACACTTGCAAACTATTTCAAAATGCCTTCCAAACATAAAGGTAATGATGGAACAGTAacatctcaagaaaaaaataaag GAAGTCTTCAGAGttcatctgaagaaaaagatgctCAAATTAAGTCAACAAATAAAGAAGTAGAAGGAGgagaacacaacagaaaaagcgCGACATCTCTCATACTTTTTGAAGAG GTAGATATAATATTTGATGAAGATGCAGGATTTCTAAGTGCAATAAAGACGTTCATGGCAACTGCAAAGAGACCTGTAATTCTTACTACTAATG ATCCAACATTTAGCTTAATGTTTGATGGCTACTTTGAAGAAATCAACTTCAGAACTCCTTCCTTG aTAAATGCTGCAAGCTATCTGCAAGCGCTGTGTTTGGCTGAGAATCTACGAACAGATGTAAAAGATTTAGCTGCTTTGTTAACCACAAATAACTGTGATATCAGACAAAGTGTTCTCTTCTTACAATTCTGGGTTAAAAGTGGAGGTGGATACTTGAAAGACAAATGTCTGGCACTTCACG GAGAAGACGAGACGAACAAAGCAAATCAAGTAATTAATGCTGAAAAGGCTACTGATTCAGAGATAGAAGTTTCTCAGGCTGATGCACCTCTTCAGGAGTTTCCAAAATGCGACGCAGGCTGTGTAGAGACATTGCTTGGCCTTAGAAATATCCTGTTGCCTTCAGAAGATTTGTTTACATTTCTTAAG CAGAAAATCACAACCATGGAGAAATGGGATAAATTGATACAGCTTCTCACAGAATTCCAGCTGAAGACAGTGGATTTTATATACAGTAATCTCGAACTGCTTCTTCCTTTACCAGTGCATTATCTTTCAAACCAGTCTGAAGCCTCTAACTCCACACCTGAAAGGACTACCATAGTTTCTTCAAAAAGCAAATCTATTAACAGCcactgctctggaaaaaaatctaaaaagacaaagaacaagaaaaggcTTGATGTATTGGATGATAGTGACTTATTTGACACTGAACTGAACTATTCAGCTGAATTCTTAAGTTTGCCAGCAGATAGTTCTACATCATGTGCTGAAGTGAATAGCGAGGAATCAAAATTGATGATGAATAGCGAAGGAAAAGAcgtgaaaaataaaaccccagcAAATGATAAAAGATCTGCTCTTGTTTGTCAGTGTCTGAATTCACTGACTGAATTTGTGGATAATATGTCTTTCTTGGATTGCTGTGTAAACAGTAACACCAGGGAGCCACTGGAGTTCTCTAAAGATGAAGGATTTAATTGGACAAATGGCAAAATCAAAAATGGTCTTTGTGATGAATTCAGTATAGAAAATACTGATTGGTGGAGTTCCCAGAGCTGTAGTGAAATAAAGGCAGCTATTGAAGCACTCAGTTTTAAGAAATGTTCTGTTAGTATTTCCCAAAAATTGGAAACCTCCTTGAGCTCCAGTAAAACACCTGAAAGTGATCAACTTGAGGGACTTACTATGCATATCTCAAACACAAGAAATTATGTATCCTTCAATCAGTCAGCTGATCCAAG CATTCAcgaaaaagcacagaagaggtTGGCAGTCATCAGAACTATATTTTCCAGAGCTCCTTTAAACCTGGGTAACAAGCAAGCTAGCATACTTGAATATCTCCCTACTCTTCGCAGTATTTGTAGGTCTGAGAAGATTAAAGAGCAAGGAAAGACTAAAAGAAG gttcTTGCATTATCTTGAAGGAATTCATCTCGAAATACCCAGACAAATGATACGCAGTCTGTCTCTAGACTTCCCTTAA
- the ATAD5 gene encoding ATPase family AAA domain-containing protein 5 isoform X2 produces MVGRLALAAASLPDKDGDGQPCKKRREEDASVKTITRYFSPLAKTGDKALSPPKPNNILDYFKKTSVPEKATVPTVAGENKAQFDADDKDCKSHHKPASKLKRKRKRVNLNNKLREMKEPENEGPIEINCDDSRETTEIKQDSDDFIATCTSVDQNRVGESAEDNIQGENFSDADVYGKSVKKAGFEINAVKNRIRKSRKRKHKVYVDLSESLSFENQLNEECKKETKDNKMVSPEIVECDAITISDSSFDMHTDKASQVNSSTITVSFEDFLRSQGEHNVDHLEEGTKPMLDDSVTPTEMDRSGSTSDPEKGEESQQVPLRTVTVLAQVHSVPPKLASLNREQKGSMKIASIFLKQKGCIGEKESSPPLLESEQTEHITQKRKSNVVIEEEELELAVLETTGSDPLKTKSALEERHQFMKAFRQPTSDVIKSGVKKAPGKSKQVTGKSSKDKKGSEGDIGSNKELESGVPEDCVDEHMHSRSENHRTKTRRPKKFQKKGNRRRKALEAKEECALNTSDYNEEKDSGANLQTKENNLDVRISSSPKVNKLRRSLRQKKDDTSKTVTPKKNRMRNAFSEDESVCPLQTSTPKTSKQSLKKNMYKAEVITVPSDANSPIRMRFTRISATLKSNKGEAMKNEELNSKNIKISSTSKNISKAKQLVEKAKAIRHNRSKVNEDLPTPVRRSSRQQALAEKKQLQENEKPAITIQSSLSNATTTMQNVKQKNLRSLNDVLGKKSRNMKASKNSKGKLAYPSSFLAKNAQKSADEPIVIFDESSQDASENSQDDDQFRSKREFLMSGLPELLKRQIAKKAAATEAYSLASSCFKTVVHVQQKDDCHPMWNLNSPLCPLLTKLKKLSTEVTDVTKITISLGEFSTVKSELTGNCSAPVFSGHRSVFPDAVRKGLLDEIVSSNSQFPVRKYLYAFLRRQTERLLFENSIQESRVGAANSEVIQKHSENWKETKRKRRETEDHKSKRRKQVEGTEKELKSRVSRNLTAPVSGGKQADAAQPTHFGKNKNQKPDIIIEDNEYLSEPNTLSGVEKEDVLWTEKYQPQDSSELVGNRKEIERLHSWLKEWKKRADLEEKRNQKGEKEDKEHQDSLDSLDFKSNESDIEEEINLCNTVLITGPPGVGKTAAVYACAQELGFKIFEVNASCQRSGRQVLSQLREATQSHQVDKKGINAHKPCFFNSCSSAKSPKKMYSPKKVISPRKPPLSPKGAGLKRNLPPKTLANYFKMPSKHKGNDGTVTSQEKNKGSLQSSSEEKDAQIKSTNKEVEGGEHNRKSATSLILFEEVDIIFDEDAGFLSAIKTFMATAKRPVILTTNDPTFSLMFDGYFEEINFRTPSLINAASYLQALCLAENLRTDVKDLAALLTTNNCDIRQSVLFLQFWVKSGGGYLKDKCLALHGEDETNKANQVINAEKATDSEIEVSQADAPLQEFPKCDAGCVETLLGLRNILLPSEDLFTFLKKITTMEKWDKLIQLLTEFQLKTVDFIYSNLELLLPLPVHYLSNQSEASNSTPERTTIVSSKSKSINSHCSGKKSKKTKNKKRLDVLDDSDLFDTELNYSAEFLSLPADSSTSCAEVNSEESKLMMNSEGKDVKNKTPANDKRSALVCQCLNSLTEFVDNMSFLDCCVNSNTREPLEFSKDEGFNWTNGKIKNGLCDEFSIENTDWWSSQSCSEIKAAIEALSFKKCSVSISQKLETSLSSSKTPESDQLEGLTMHISNTRNYVSFNQSADPSIHEKAQKRLAVIRTIFSRAPLNLGNKQASILEYLPTLRSICRSEKIKEQGKTKRRFLHYLEGIHLEIPRQMIRSLSLDFP; encoded by the exons ATGGTGGGCAGGCTGGCACTGGCCGCCGCCTCGCTCCCCGACAAGGACGGCGACGGgcag ccaTGCAAGAAACGGCGAGAGGAAGATGCTTCTGTCAAAACAATCACAAGGTATTTCTCACCGTTAGCAAAAACAGGGGATAAAGCGTTGTCACCGCCAAAACCCAACAATATActggattattttaaaaagacatctgTACCTGAGAAAGCTACGGTACCAACTGTAgctggagaaaataaagcacagtttGATGCTGATGATAAAGACTGCAAATCACATCATAAACCAGCTTCAaagctgaagaggaaaaggaagagagttAACTTAAATAACAAACTGAGAGAGATGAAAGAACCTGAGAATGAAGGTCCAATAGAAATTAATTGTGATGACAGCAGAGAAACAACAGAGATAAAACAAGATAGTGATGATTTCATTGCTACCTGTACTTCAGTTGACCAAAACCGTGTAGGAGAATCAGCGGAAGATAATATACAAGGTGAGAACTTCTCAGATGCAGACGTCTATGGAAAAAGTGTGAAGAAAGCTGgctttgaaataaatgcagtaaaaaacAGGATAAGAAAATCGAGGAAAAGGAAGCACAAAGTATATGTGGATTTGTCTGAAagtctttcatttgaaaaccaGCTGAATGAAGAGTGTAAAAAGGAAACTAAAGATAACAAAATGGTATCTCCTGAAATAGTGGAGTGTGATGCTATTACTATTAGTGACTCGAGCTTTGACATGCATACAGATAAGGCATCGCAGGTAAATAGCAGTACAATAACAGTGTCATTTGAGGACTTCTTGAGGAGTCAAGGAGAACATAACGTAGATCATCTTGAAGAAGGCACAAAGCCAATGCTGGATGATTCTGTTACACCAACTGAAATGGACAGAAGTGGTAGTACTAGTGACCCTGAAAAGGGTGAGGAATCTCAACAGGTACCGCTCAGGACAGTAACCGTCCTTGCACAAGTTCATTCCGTTCCCCCAAAATTAGCTTCTTTAAATAGGGAGCAAAAGGGTTCTATGAAAATAGCTTCAatttttttgaagcagaaaggatgtataggagaaaaagaaagtagcCCACCCCTTTTGGAAAGTGAACAAACTGAACACAttactcagaaaagaaaatccaatgTTGTCATTGAGGAAGAGGAATTGGAGTTAGCTGTACTAGAGACTACAGGATCAGATCCTTTGAAGACAAAATCTGCTCTGGAAGAGAGGCATCAGTTTATGAAAGCATTCAGACAACCAACATCAGATGTAATAAAAAGTGGAGTTAAAAAGGCAcctggaaaatcaaaacaagtaactggaaaatcttcaaaagacaaaaaaggatCAGAAGGTGACATTGGTTCAAATAAGGAATTAGAAAGTGGAGTACCAGAAGATTGTGTGGATGAACATATGCATTCTCGTTCTGAAAACCATAGAACTAAAACCAGAAGACctaaaaagtttcagaaaaagggaaacagaagaagaaaggctTTGGAAGCTAAGGAAGAATGTGCCTTAAATACTAGTGAttacaatgaagaaaaggatTCAGGAGCTAATCTTCAAACCAAGGAAAACAACTTGGATGTAAGAATTTCATCAAGTCCAAAAGTGAACAAGTTGAGGAGGAGTCTGAGACAGAAGAAAGATGACACATCCAAAACTGTTACACctaaaaaaaacagaatgagaaatgccttttctgaagatgaaagtGTCTGTCCTTTACAGACTTCCACaccaaaaacaagcaagcaatcCTTGAAAAAGAACATGTATAAGGCTGAGGTGATTACAGTGCCCTCTGATGCAAACAGTCCAATAAG AATGAGGTTTACGCGGATCAGTGCAACTCTGAAATCAAATAAAGgtgaagcaatgaaaaatgaagagttAAACTCGAAAAATATAAAG ataAGCTCTACCTCTAAAAACATAtccaaagcaaaacagctgGTTGAGAAAGCAAAAGCTATACGGCATAATAGATCAAAGGTCAACGAAGACTTACCGACTCCTGTGAGGCGCTCATCTCGACAGCAAGCTCtagctgaaaagaaacaattacaagaaaatgaa AAACCAGCAATAACTATACAGTCAAGCCTGAGTAATGCCACTACTACAATGCAGAATGTGAAGCAAAAGAATCTTCGGAGCTTAAATGATGTCTTGGGGAAAAAGTCTAGAAATATGAAGGCTTCTAAGAACTCAAAAG gaaaactggCATATCCATCTTCATTCCTAGCCAAAAATGCTCAAAAATCTGCAGATGAACCAATTGTGATTTTTGATGAAAGCAG CCAAGATGCGTCAGAAAATTCTCAAGATGATGATCAGTTCAGATCAAAACGTGAATTCTTGATGAGTGGTTTGCCAGAATTACTGAAAAGACAGATcgcaaagaaagcagcagcaacagaagcaTATTCTCTTGCAAGTTCATGTTTTAAGACTGTTGTCCATGTACAGCAGAAGGATGACT gtcaTCCAATGTGGAATTTGAATTCACCATTGTGTCCTCTATTAACTAAGTTAAAGAAACTGAGCACTGAGGTCACTGATGTCACAAAAATCACCATCTCACTTGGTGAATTTTCCACTGTGAAATCAGAACTGACTGGAAACTGTTCTGCACCTGTG TTTTCTGGTCACCGATCAGTTTTTCCTGATGCAGTCAGGAAAGGTTTACTAGATGAGATTGTGTCTTCTAACTCTCAATTTCCCGTGAGAAAATACCTTTATGCGTTTCTGAGAAGACAAACGGAGCGATTGCTTTTTGAGAATAGTATACAAG aAAGCAGAGTTGGTGCTGCAAATTCTGAGGTAATTCAGAAACATTCTGAGAACTGGAAGGAAActaagaggaaaaggagagaaacagaagacCACAAATcgaaaaggagaaaacaagttGAGGGTACagagaaggaattaaaatcCAGAGTTTCCAGGAACCTCACTGCTCCTGTGtctggaggaaaacaagcagatgCAGCACAACCAACACACTTTGGGAAAAACAAGAACCAGAAACCAGATATTATAATAGAAGACAATGAATATTTATCAGAGCCAAATACACTTTCAG gtGTTGAAAAGGAAGACGTGCTCTGGACAGAAAAGTACCAGCCTCAAGACTCCAGTGAACTTGTAgggaacaggaaagaaattgaaaggCTACACAG CTGGttaaaagaatggaaaaaaagagctgatttggaagaaaaaagaaatcaaaaaggagaaaaagaggacaAAGAACACCAAG aTTCTTTAGACAGccttgattttaaaagtaatgaatCTGATATTGAGGAAGAGATCAACCTCTGCAATACAGTTCTGATAACTGGCCCACCGGGAGTGGGTAAAACTGCTGCAGTGTATGCTTGTGCTCAGGAGCTTGGTTTTAAG ATATTTGAAGTCAACGCTTCTTGCCAGCGCAGTGGTAGACAGGTACTGTCTCAACTAAGAGAAGCTACTCAGTCTCATCAAGTGGACAAAAAAGGCATTAATGCCCATAAGCCTTGCTTTTTTAACAGTTGTAGCAGTGCAAAGTCACCAA aaaaaatgtattctccGAAGAAAGTAATTTCACCAAGAAAACCTCCACTGTCACCAAAAGGAGCAGGATTAAAACGAAACTTGCCCCCTAAAACACTTGCAAACTATTTCAAAATGCCTTCCAAACATAAAGGTAATGATGGAACAGTAacatctcaagaaaaaaataaag GAAGTCTTCAGAGttcatctgaagaaaaagatgctCAAATTAAGTCAACAAATAAAGAAGTAGAAGGAGgagaacacaacagaaaaagcgCGACATCTCTCATACTTTTTGAAGAG GTAGATATAATATTTGATGAAGATGCAGGATTTCTAAGTGCAATAAAGACGTTCATGGCAACTGCAAAGAGACCTGTAATTCTTACTACTAATG ATCCAACATTTAGCTTAATGTTTGATGGCTACTTTGAAGAAATCAACTTCAGAACTCCTTCCTTG aTAAATGCTGCAAGCTATCTGCAAGCGCTGTGTTTGGCTGAGAATCTACGAACAGATGTAAAAGATTTAGCTGCTTTGTTAACCACAAATAACTGTGATATCAGACAAAGTGTTCTCTTCTTACAATTCTGGGTTAAAAGTGGAGGTGGATACTTGAAAGACAAATGTCTGGCACTTCACG GAGAAGACGAGACGAACAAAGCAAATCAAGTAATTAATGCTGAAAAGGCTACTGATTCAGAGATAGAAGTTTCTCAGGCTGATGCACCTCTTCAGGAGTTTCCAAAATGCGACGCAGGCTGTGTAGAGACATTGCTTGGCCTTAGAAATATCCTGTTGCCTTCAGAAGATTTGTTTACATTTCTTAAG AAAATCACAACCATGGAGAAATGGGATAAATTGATACAGCTTCTCACAGAATTCCAGCTGAAGACAGTGGATTTTATATACAGTAATCTCGAACTGCTTCTTCCTTTACCAGTGCATTATCTTTCAAACCAGTCTGAAGCCTCTAACTCCACACCTGAAAGGACTACCATAGTTTCTTCAAAAAGCAAATCTATTAACAGCcactgctctggaaaaaaatctaaaaagacaaagaacaagaaaaggcTTGATGTATTGGATGATAGTGACTTATTTGACACTGAACTGAACTATTCAGCTGAATTCTTAAGTTTGCCAGCAGATAGTTCTACATCATGTGCTGAAGTGAATAGCGAGGAATCAAAATTGATGATGAATAGCGAAGGAAAAGAcgtgaaaaataaaaccccagcAAATGATAAAAGATCTGCTCTTGTTTGTCAGTGTCTGAATTCACTGACTGAATTTGTGGATAATATGTCTTTCTTGGATTGCTGTGTAAACAGTAACACCAGGGAGCCACTGGAGTTCTCTAAAGATGAAGGATTTAATTGGACAAATGGCAAAATCAAAAATGGTCTTTGTGATGAATTCAGTATAGAAAATACTGATTGGTGGAGTTCCCAGAGCTGTAGTGAAATAAAGGCAGCTATTGAAGCACTCAGTTTTAAGAAATGTTCTGTTAGTATTTCCCAAAAATTGGAAACCTCCTTGAGCTCCAGTAAAACACCTGAAAGTGATCAACTTGAGGGACTTACTATGCATATCTCAAACACAAGAAATTATGTATCCTTCAATCAGTCAGCTGATCCAAG CATTCAcgaaaaagcacagaagaggtTGGCAGTCATCAGAACTATATTTTCCAGAGCTCCTTTAAACCTGGGTAACAAGCAAGCTAGCATACTTGAATATCTCCCTACTCTTCGCAGTATTTGTAGGTCTGAGAAGATTAAAGAGCAAGGAAAGACTAAAAGAAG gttcTTGCATTATCTTGAAGGAATTCATCTCGAAATACCCAGACAAATGATACGCAGTCTGTCTCTAGACTTCCCTTAA